Below is a window of Pocillopora verrucosa isolate sample1 chromosome 6, ASM3666991v2, whole genome shotgun sequence DNA.
CAAGCCCTCTAAACTCAGTtctattaaacaaaagaacttccTTAAAAGCCATGGGGTCACAATCAAACCGCTATTCTCACCTCAATGTTTGTACTGTCCCAGATGTCTGTGAATGATGATCCACCATAGCGGCTAGAAACAGTAACCGTACCAGCATCTTCCAGCTCGTTTAATCTGTCGTCGCGATTTCTGTGCATTGtttgtcgtaaaaaaaaaaaaaaagcaatgaagaaaACGAATCAAACCAGAGCAATTCTTTGCTCTGCAGCGACTAGGTAAACGTCAATTGAAAACACTTTTCACTAGCCCATTACATTACATCATCTGGATGTGGACAAACTGTTGACTTACTGACCTGTTTCCAGTTCACATGACACCTGATGAGAGAGTCATGTGAGTGACGATGCTGTCTTAGAAAAGTAACACTCGTTTCTCGGAAAAAAGATGGCGCACACCAATTCCTACAGTatagttttttcaattctttacaTAAATGTATCATGAGTTCAATCCTCAGCCCATAAATATAGCCCATAAAGGAAAGATATAACGCCATATATGCAATAAGTCTTCAATTCTTATTTCAAGATGCACAATcaagacaaaatagaaaaagaaaacgtaacTCTTGGGACTGTTTTCCTCATTGTCAACCTATTACAACTGGAAGTGGTTGCGCACGATTGCGTGACATCTAGCAACACCCGGAAATCAACATTTCTTTCTCACTCGGAGGCAAATATGAGGAGAAAAAGCCGCCTGTAACAGAGTTCTTTTCAACGTTTGACATGGTATAGTTCGCATTGTTGGAGAGAGTTATGTAAAATTAGATAAATTTCCTAGTCTAAGGGCAATTTGTTAAAAACTAACGAAGATACGACTCGGCGAACGACTCAACTGAGTCAGTACTTCCGACCAAACTGTCTGGAATAGGACGAAGGCGTCCGAAACAAAACGGCAGCGGACGGGGAATGGAGGGGTGGACGTAAGACTATGTTAATTTCACATGAAAAGGTCAGCTTTGGAGCGACAAGACCCATCCTGTCGTGGTTCATTCTGACGTAACATGATACAAACTTGTCTCGGCCAAGATCACAACAAAAAGGAGCAGAGACGTTTTGGAAAAGCGCACGGCAATCGAAACAGGAATGGAACTAATTTTAGCGCGCTCTGATGTCCATGGAAGGTCCTTGTTTTAGCACACCGACAAGATGGACATCTGTGGCCCTATAATGTGTAGTTGCTCCGCATTTCAAATCAGACTTTACATAAAACATTTCAACACCTATCGAGTACATTGTCATCTAGAAATATTCTTATATTTCACATTGCTTTACGAGTTCGgaaaatttgttaattattaCAATGGTAGTAATTATAACAATCTTCAAATTTTGTACAGTTTAGAATAATTATTACAGATATTACAATTATTacagtttcaataattattacaTATTACAGATACCGGTAATctttgtaaacaatatttaaagagaatttctttGTGAACGATAAATCTTACATCACTAGTAAGCACGTCTTGTTCACAATGGATTCTTCTTCACAAATAGATAATCAAGTTATCATACTTTGTTCAATATACTACTGTCAAAGTAATCTTCATGAGAAAGAGGGACACTTATAATGCAGATATATAAAAACATATCTGCAACATTTGTCATTGACAGTATTCAAATTATATGCTGAAGACTAGCAAATGGATTTTTACATCAGTCATTTCTTCAATTGCTCTTATTATTCattatatgataagctaaaaTATTCACTCATTTTTTGATCGGTTCTTACTCATGATCTGTTGAAGAGGACAAAagcatcagtgacacactcggctgtgcCTCATGTGCTACTTTGTTGTTTTAACTACATTTTGATGTTATCTGTGATCTATTCCTGAAAAGACCTGCAGCAACATGGAGTACATTTGCTAATAACTTGCTGGATACCAAATGCAACAAATGAAACttcttttttccagaaaattgTTACTTGCATATCTACTTCAATATTTGACATTGGTCTATGCAGTAATTTATCagaaaacctgtttttttttcttttttcattgagaaaaaattcaaaggaaattttcatacaaaaagcaaaattaaagtgAACCAGGAACACAGCTCTTTTAACGTAAAAAAAGTTTCTCTCACAAGAGAATGCTCAACAAAGGGTAGATATGGCAGAAATTTGAATACTTCATTCTAAGATATTATTTTTCAGATATCTTACCCTTACAGGTTTTTGCTTGAAAATCAATTAATATAATTGATAAATTAATTAAGACAGAAAAGATGAATGAAGCACAAAGGATGTCATAAATGCTGATCACCCACTGTTATCCAAGCCATTTGCTTAGGTTTACTTCTTTAGATAAACTGTAGGTAGTCTTTTTGATCCTCTCTGCTAGGGGCACAAATAAGTGTCACATCAAGGTCCTGTTCACATCAAGGTCCTGTTCACATCAGGGTCTTGTTCATATCAGGGTCCTCTTCACATAAGGGTCCTCTTCACAATGGGGTCCTCCTCTCAAAGGTATTTATTCTTGCCAGCAATAATGCCCAACTGTAACATGAGTAGGAGTACAAACACCACTACTGCCACAACACCagacagaaaagagaattgAACTGGCATAAACAGCAGCTTGGCCTGGGAGATGAAGAGACAATTATCCTTTGCCAATACCTTGAATGCGGTTATTAAGTTAACTAAAGTTGAAATCTTCCCTCCTGTTAAAACAGTTTGTAGTGCAAACACGTCACAACATGCTTTATGGATGTATGATCCATAAGTATGGCAATAGACCCATGGGCCAAAGAAACTTTCAATGaaatgtgggggggggggggaagggaaaggGAGCTGAACCCTATCTTCCCCAAGAGTCCCCCCCCCTACTCCACCATCCTTGTGAAACAAGCTGTCCTTAATCAAGATACTTAAGTTACCTTAATTTCAGCACTGTGTGTAAACAATACAAATGAATCCAAATCCAGTTGAGAAGCAGAAGGATATCCAAACACTCTGATCTGCAAACTATTCTGTTTAAGTTTACGAGCAGCTGAAGTCAAACGAGCAGCCTTGAAAGACAAAGAATAACCAGTATATAACATAATCATATACACTTTGAGAATATGGAACATTTAGTGTGAAGGCAGATTTTAAAGTTAGCTTAGCAAggacagcaacaacaacaacaatgacatTTCTACTTGTGTAAAACGTTCTTTatatcaaccctttacaccccaacatcaatatgcatattctccaattgttctctatacatcttCTAAGTTGTTGAAGGGACAGTTTGTTcaacaaacaagagcttctttagctggtgatcatttcctttatacaTGTGGCCtaaatgtgtaattcagggatgatattgtaaggagaaattggaagCTACTTATGCATAGGGGTCAAAGAGAttatcagaaaaatgaaaaaaaaaaaaatagaaaggtgaaaaaaacaaggaaagaagaGAGACCACATCCATATAGAAACAGTGAATGTacatcaaactaaaataatgGGTTTAAGCTACTTACGATAGTTATAGggaaaatgatgatgacaaaaCTTATCAGCGGTTTAAAGATTCTGTACATCAGTTTGCTCTTttctacttttaattttttaatctgaaGTGATAAGTTACAAAACCCTGAAAAGAAATCCAAATTACCAAGATTTAGTTTTAATATTTACAGCAAGTCCTAAGGCTTTGAGACAACCTTGCAGACAAGAATAAAAATTATGATGTACTATCataaaatccaaaaatttttcaaactttaaaactttaGGTAAAAATTTGTGTTAATCATTAATTACCTATCACAGAAAGTTCAAAGTAACTAAATATTATAAGAGTTGCAATCACTGATATAAATCCATTCACTCTGGagagatttttctttacttcaagAATGTCctaatgcaaaaataaaatgaaagacaagTACAATTGGGTTAGTGAGAGAGAGATCAGATAGATCCTGCAAATGGATGATCACCTTCCATATTTTCATTGACAATTTTGAAACTTCAACCAAATTTGGGAAAAGTTGACATAACAGACAATCATCTTATAATAATATACTCTGCTGAGACTGACACTTATACTATCAAATATATCTAGTACCCCTCCCCTGTTATAACCCTGTATCAAATTATCACCATCCCACCCCCCACCGTAAATCATGTTCTTGGTTCCAGTCTTCCTACTCTTCCAtccaaaaataaaaggaaaaaagcccTAAagtcaattaaccctttaccttccagatcaaatttgtacttctccttactgtccacCACACAATTTTTATAATGGGAGGGGGTAAAGGCCAGAATATTTAACTACACCATTACCTTCATTATGCTGTCAAGATCTTTGGTTTTCTCTTCCATGCGCAATGTGATTTCACGAATATAAAAAATCAACAATTCACACTGTGCACAGTAATTTACAATAGTAACAACGCTGACACATAACTCTACAAGTCTGCCCAGTCCCATTACAACTGCTGCTATCCACTGAGCtctaaagagagaaaaaataagcTTCAGTTACAAATTGTAACCTATGAAGGACATAAACTAGGAAAAGATTTTTCCCCAACAAGATAAAATGGGTCAAGCAAAGAGGGATGTCTGGCAAATAACTTAATTTCATGTCTAAATCCCTGAACTGCTAATTGATACAAATGAATATCAAAATCAGTAACACAATTTTTGGTATAATGGGCCTGTTTAGCATCATAGCCCTATACTATCTGAACACAAATGCTCTAATAAGACCAAATACTAATAAGACCCTCTCTCTAAGCCCCTCTCTCTAAGGAGCCCCCTCCCTAATAAGTTCTCCTCTCTAGTATGTCCCCTTTCCATCTAGTCCCCTCTCTTATGAACCCCTTTCTGTCAAGCTTCCCTCTCTAATAAGgtaatttaaaaatcttttaaaatttaatcgCAGTGTGTGACTTGGCTGCCTTACCTTAAGTTGTTTATGAATCCTGTGACTGACTCCAAATggtaggcaaaacaaaacaaaataaaattacagatgCCCAGGAACACTATGAAAAAACcaccaaaaaggaaaaacctgtCAAAGGAACAAAACTGACCATTAAATGCTTTCTGCCTGAAAACTAAGCTGGGTTAGTCAGCTctcaaaaattttcataaaagcAAAGTTATAGGTTGCCAAAAGGCAAAATTTAGTTGTCTTAGGctttgtgagaaaaaaaaatattttaaataaggTCTGGGGACTTTTAATCAAGGAGAGGTAATTTGGAGTTAGAAATGACTTTGTGGAATATTtaacaatttgtttcaaagcATTGTTGTGCTCTAATATTTTTCCTGATTTAAAACCCTTAAAACCAGATTTTGCTTCTCTTTGGCTATTAATCATTGAGgactgataaaataaaaatccaaATTGTTTCACAGAATTAAAGCAGGGAGAATTCTAAACACAACTGCATAATTCACTAAATATACATACACACAGATCAAAACTTATGTGTGTAGGAGAAACAGCACATACCGCAGCCTTGAGGTGATTCTTCTGGGAACTGAAGTAAGCAAAAAAAcctgagaaaaattaaatgatcaaGTTGAGGGGAAGGTTTCACTACAATGAAACCAGAGGGGCTAAAGATTAATAATTTTGTTGGTAAGTTGACTACTAAAATGAATCTCAAGAAAAATGCCCTCGTCATAAAACTTTGCCACTCAAGAAGGTGACCACTGATAATGTAAAATCTATCATGACACTTAAAACTGTAACATTTTAAAGCATACCTTTTCTATCAGTGCATGGAGGCCCTCACTCTCTTGAATCCTAAACATGTAGAATCCGATCAAAAATGCTAGAAAGTGAAGAATATCTGGTACCACGTATGTGCTAAATATATGAGTACACTCCATGACTGCTGGGTCCCAAGTGGCTGGTGCTGCTGTGGCCAAGGTATAGAATGGTACACCTGGAGGTTTGCTTGTGTATGTTGAAGAATTAATCCCTGTCAGTGGGTTAGTGAGTGTGGttgatgttttatttgtgtGGTTTGTTGTTGGCATTGTTGGCGCTGTGCTAATGTTGCCATGGTGAGAAGTTGGTAGTTTTGTTGCTGGTGTCTGGAATGATATAAACAGAGAGAAATGTCACAATCAAATGTgattgagtgaccaagacagaatttctccttacagtatcaatacaaatcaagcagataagtaatgagattaaagaaaaacatcagttagGGGAatactagttgatccaataccatgTTCTCTACACTTAAATCAtaataattgaataaaagaCAGTAAGGACAATTACTAaaagagatcttaggagtgaaacaCTACACAATGAATTGTATGCATCCACTGAATCCATTTTTACTTAAGAATGTGTTCACAAAACAACAATACTTTTTCAATGTGTATAAACGTCACAAATTAACCCCACAAGTATTAACTAtttgaccccttagagtgactagcatctaatttctccttacaatatcacccccaaatcaaACAGTAGGGTCACGAGTATAGAAGAAATAATCACTGACTAGAGAGGCTtttgattatttacaaaattctccttgtcagcaccaaaggaaatttaaagagaacagtatgaagaatatgcatactgatgttaaccctttaactcccatgagtgaccaagacagaatttctccttacaatatcaatacaatatcatgcagacaagtgatgagaataaagaaaaatatcaatcaggggattattggttgatccaagaccaaattctccaaagtaacattacaagaattgtatgacagacaataaggagagttactattgAAACCTCGGGGGTAAATGGGGTTGATAAGAGTTAATAAGTCTACAAGCTGCATACCAAAGGTATATCCAGCCTGGCTTGACAAGCTAATATGCTTGACACATAGCTGAAGATAATCAGGACAAAAATAATCAGTGTGTATATAATGTTCAAGAATTTCCGCATTGAACATCCTTGGTAACGAAAGGATTGAATATTAAATGGTCGCCAGGCaacctgaaaaataaagaaaatgacagTCACTAGTATCAACTCTAAATCAAGGGGAAAGGAATTAACTGTTTGACCCCTAAGActgattaacatctaatttcttcttaaaatatcattcctgaatcacacattaaggtcaggatactaaaggaaatgatcactgactaaagaagctgttgattgtttgATAAAATCTACTACACTGATGTCAAGGTGCAGTGGCTTAAACCAAAAGTTATGAACTACAAGAAACAAGTTAAAGATAGatgattttcatcttttcacaGGCGtgggatgaagaaaaaaattggagtccccatgaggaataaCCCTCAAACATTTAGCTTCTGTGCTCCCATGCTCTTCCACAGTGACCCTTAGATGAGCAAGGCCATTACAAGGTTCTTAAGTCCAAGCTGTTACCAAAATGCTTTATGCTGCCCTAGTGCAGATGATTAAATGACAAGGACTTTTGCTCTGCGTATAAGtgggtaatttagtataatcaactgagttgacaacatAAATTGGCCAACATAAAGAGActcaaagctgacattttgagtgttagccctttgtgaGAGCAGAACAagaaagggctaatgctcaaaacgtcaACTTCTAAATTGTTTATGAAGGCcactttacaattatttatcaCCTAAGCTCATAATACTAAATCACCTTGTTAAACTCTCCCACTGATgtagcacaacagtttcttaagaaactcaCCCCTGTTATTCGTCTGTATATGACTAATGAGTTACTCTTGGAATCTAAACTTACCAAGGAGAGGATGTAGAAATAAGGATAAATAACCTGGCTTTTACAAGTTAGCAACAAGCTTGTTGTAGCATTGAAGTCTCCTTTGTCTTGATCTCTGATCTGTAACAAAGTCAGTTAACAAATATTACTAACAATAATATAACATTGGAGATATCACTCATAATCTTTTATTAAATACCACATTTACTCAAGTAGTATCTCTTGCCCAACTAGAATAAGGGAGACACAGGTTCAAATCTCATTGAAGCCTAAATTtgtttcaggcttcttttctcCAATTGCTTGagccttttaactcccaagatctggatgttaattctccctgtaactgcttcacatttccttgtaaattggttatgagaatttgatgtttgattAAAAGAATAACTTCAacttgatgagtttgagtaCTCTCGttaccagtttgctggatagtgtgtgaatattacagggagaaattacatgttaatcacttctgagagctaaagggttaagttggAACTCACCTGCAAGGATCACTGCTATACTTGGGGACATAGGtgttgttttaaccctttaactcccaagatctcatcagtaattctccttactgtctgtcatacagttcttgtgatgttagtctggagaatttggaattggatcaacttataatcccctgattgattttttttctttattctcatcgcttttctacttgatattgtattgatattgtaaggagaaattctgtcttaatcACTCATGAGAGTTCAAGGCTAACATGTATGATCCAGCTCTAGGACATGCATAATGTGGTGCTTCAACTAAGAGTACCTTGCTTGCAGGAGGTCATATTGAGACCTTTTCTGCGTAGTTAGAAGGGGTGTCCCCCCATCAAGGACATAACAAAAGGGAGGAGGGGTTGAGGAAGTATctgacccccccccctctttcATCAACAATGAAAGTATTTGTGAGTAATAACTGTTTCCAAAATGGAGTGGATATAGACCCCTACTTTGTGTTAAGAAATTTTTGTTGGCATCATAATAACCGTTTCTCTGCTGAGACTATTTTATCCCAATAAACCCGAAAAAATAAGCCAATCGTATCGTAACCATCAAAAAACCATCATGatgatttaaaataacaataataaagtGGTCAAATTTATGAAAGATAACATGTTATGTGGCAATTACTTGGCTGAAAATTTAAGACATTTGTGAACTGTTAACCAAGCTAGAAAAGCTTTGTTCAAACTCGTAAATAAGCAATGTTCGGATCAGGAACGCGTCACGacttggaaaaaattacaaatggGGAAGACAGAAGCACCTTTCCTCATTTGATAACatataaaattaaagtttaactTCGCGAGAGAGATTGTGTAATATTAAACTAAAAACAACTCACGTATGTTCTCGAAAGATATAGAAAACCCTTAATTTACTTTCACTACAGAAGTTATAGGCAAATTATGTAACAATTCCGAAGTAATGCAATTTGACAGCGACGTGCACGCGATGCTCAAAACGAAACTGACCTTTCATCCGAACAAATGATCTGATTCTTTGGGCCAGAATGCGTATATTCATATAAAGTTTAATCAAAGCAATTACATTCTAACCTCGACGCTTGTGTTGTCCCAGATATCAGTAAAAGATGATCCCACAGTATCCTCCAATTCATTCAATCCTTCAAGTTTTCCTTCGGTTGAGCTATTCATGCTTCCGTTTCGCCCTGCAAGCATTGTACGGGGTAAAAGTCTTCGTAGCGCTGACCTCTGCCGCACAACAGAAAATATTATCTCATGAGCAAGAATTTTGCTGCCCTTGACAGTAATAAAAGCTCCAAATTACCAGAGTTGTGTTGCTGTAAACTGCGTCCCAACTGTCACCCTGAGCTCTCCTGTGCTCAGCTGACATCTCCTGAGACGACAAGTACACTTGTTTGTCTTGCATATTTGTTATGCTAATTAAGGGCTCGTCCCTCTCTGGGTCTCTAATTCACAGTAAAATAAGGTACCATGGGTTACCCCTACTCCCTCCACCCCTGCTCTGCGCGCTATGGGATCAAAGCTCATTGGAGAATCGTGAGGTTAAAAGTTCAGTGAACAATATTTCAACCGAGCCAAAATAATttcgaaacaaacaaaatatcccATAGCAAGTAGACAAAGCAAAAAGAAGGACATGCTTGGGCGCAGGTCAAGTGTACGTGATCGTTAAGGGAGTGTTGTTAATCAGGAGCGGTGCAACAAACGAGTCATACAGCCCGTAATCATATAAAACGTTCTTAATTCCCCATGTATCGCATAGATTTtgttggtaaaagaaaaaaatgtttatttcgtATTGCAAGAGCATATTTCGAGTGAGAATAACATTTAACGAAAGGATTAACATTGTCACAATTCCATCATGGTGGGTCCCAGAAAGGTCCCGAAAGGAATAGAGTGGGCTACCAATTACACCGTACCCCCTCCCCCAGTCAATCAGTCTCCTGTAAAAACACGCTTGCTTCTGAAAAGGCTTATAGTGTGAATAAGAGGATTATAGGAAAATAACGAAGAACATGAAACAGAGAACACTTGATCACACAGAGAACACACGTAGGGTATCATTCTAACGTTGTAAAGAGCTCTTACATTTTGTAATAAAGTGATAACAGGATTACTAACCATTTCGCTTTATTAAAAAACACGGTAAATCTGTATTTGCACTTTATTCTAGCTCCGACAGCAATCTCTGGAGTCTaagaaaaatatctaaaataataaaatttaacaattattttggGCATTATTTGCTACCGTCACTCAATGTTAGTGCCTTATCATTCAGGAACCTCACAGATTTGGAGGCTACAATTTCACACATATCAGTAATGAAGTTACATGGAAGCTTTTCATGACCTTTGGATCTTTTTTACTTTACGTTTTACAGCGTTCTTTTTAACAGATGAGCGATACGAGATATAGCTCGTTTGCATATTAGGAGCAGGACCGTTCAGTCAGTCGATAAAAACCGTATTAAGACGAGCAAAATAAATTTCGGTAGtacactgataaaaaaaaaagcttaatatCTAAATCAAGAAAATCACAGCGAAATGGTCGCATGTCATACTGTAACGATTTCAGCTTTTCGTTCAACTCATGTTGCAATAATTAGGTCAAGTTAAAAGCGTTCTgtacaaaattttcttttttcacgaACAAGGTCCCGCCTCTAAAGTT
It encodes the following:
- the LOC131792275 gene encoding uncharacterized protein: MQDKQVYLSSQEMSAEHRRAQGDSWDAVYSNTTLRSALRRLLPRTMLAGRNGSMNSSTEGKLEGLNELEDTVGSSFTDIWDNTSVEIRDQDKGDFNATTSLLLTCKSQVIYPYFYILSLVAWRPFNIQSFRYQGCSMRKFLNIIYTLIIFVLIIFSYVSSILACQARLDIPLTPATKLPTSHHGNISTAPTMPTTNHTNKTSTTLTNPLTGINSSTYTSKPPGVPFYTLATAAPATWDPAVMECTHIFSTYVVPDILHFLAFLIGFYMFRIQESEGLHALIEKVFLLTSVPRRITSRLRFFLFGGFFIVFLGICNFILFCFAYHLESVTGFINNLRAQWIAAVVMGLGRLVELCVSVVTIVNYCAQCELLIFYIREITLRMEEKTKDLDSIMKDILEVKKNLSRVNGFISVIATLIIFSYFELSVIGFCNLSLQIKKLKVEKSKLMYRIFKPLISFVIIIFPITIAARLTSAARKLKQNSLQIRVFGYPSASQLDLDSFVLFTHSAEIKAKLLFMPVQFSFLSGVVAVVVFVLLLMLQLGIIAGKNKYL